From a region of the Armatimonas rosea genome:
- a CDS encoding Gfo/Idh/MocA family protein, translating into MSTYSPLRWGFLGCGSIANRLGTDVSKLSDHKIQAIASRDAEKAAKYAEKFNVPTQHTGPDAYTKLVNDPEIDIIYVATPHNFHHEQALLALNAGKHVLCEKPFTVNLKEAEEVVAKAREKGLFLMEGVWSRCFPVWVKVRELIAEGAIGKVRQVYSDFGYGAGSLDENNQLIVGNPNGRLFSKDLIGGGLMDVGVYPINIAMMLLGEPSVVKAFGQLGSTGVDENVGVVLGFPDGALATCTTSIQVTTPFVTTIIGTKGKIEVPFWWRPKKLTLTAGGESETFEFEHEGEGFQFEAMHVAECLRAGKTESEILPLDGTLAVMRVLDAVRAEIGLVYPGE; encoded by the coding sequence ATGTCAACGTATTCGCCCCTACGCTGGGGATTTTTAGGCTGCGGCTCGATCGCCAACCGCCTGGGCACCGATGTGTCCAAGCTGAGCGACCACAAGATTCAGGCGATCGCCTCGCGCGATGCCGAGAAGGCGGCCAAGTACGCCGAGAAGTTCAATGTCCCCACCCAGCACACCGGCCCCGATGCCTACACCAAGCTGGTCAACGACCCAGAGATCGACATTATCTATGTCGCCACCCCCCACAACTTCCACCACGAGCAGGCGCTTCTGGCACTCAACGCCGGCAAGCACGTCCTCTGCGAGAAGCCCTTCACGGTCAACCTCAAGGAGGCCGAGGAAGTGGTCGCCAAGGCGCGGGAGAAGGGTCTCTTCCTGATGGAGGGGGTCTGGAGCCGCTGCTTCCCGGTCTGGGTAAAAGTGCGCGAGCTGATCGCCGAGGGTGCGATTGGAAAAGTGCGCCAGGTCTACTCGGACTTTGGCTACGGCGCGGGCTCGCTCGATGAGAACAACCAGCTGATTGTCGGCAACCCCAACGGGCGGCTCTTCTCCAAGGACCTGATCGGCGGCGGGCTGATGGATGTCGGGGTCTACCCGATCAATATCGCCATGATGCTCCTGGGAGAGCCCAGCGTCGTGAAGGCGTTCGGTCAGCTCGGGAGCACCGGGGTCGATGAGAATGTGGGCGTGGTCCTCGGCTTCCCCGATGGGGCACTCGCCACCTGTACGACCTCGATCCAGGTAACCACCCCGTTTGTGACCACGATTATCGGCACCAAGGGCAAGATCGAGGTGCCGTTCTGGTGGCGCCCCAAGAAGCTGACCCTCACCGCGGGCGGCGAGAGTGAGACCTTCGAGTTCGAGCACGAGGGCGAGGGCTTCCAGTTCGAGGCCATGCACGTGGCGGAGTGCCTCCGCGCGGGCAAGACCGAGAGCGAGATCCTTCCGCTGGATGGCACGCTCGCCGTGATGCGCGTGCTGGATGCGGTCCGCGCCGAGATCGGCCTAGTCTACCCGGGCGAGTAG
- a CDS encoding Gfo/Idh/MocA family protein, with amino-acid sequence MSNRYTPLRWGILGAGSIANRFTESIALLDDQTVVAVGSRDAEKAAAFGSKHSIPNRHNSYEALCNDPEVDAIYVATPHTFHKEHSILALKSGKHVLCEKPFTINKAEAEAVVAVAKETGLFLMEGMWSRFFPVWDKVRALIADGAIGKPRMLYADFGFRCGASPSNVGEDGLLVGLNPQARLFNPELGGGAIMDVGIYPVSLAQMLLGDPDQVACLGTIGHTGVDENAGMLLHFPSGAMAVTSTSFQVSTPQTATLIGESGKLEVAAPWWTPRKLTLTRNGESEVFELPFEGPGFQFEAMHFAERLRAGHTESDILSHSDSLAVMGALDNLRAAIGLKYPME; translated from the coding sequence ATGTCAAACCGCTACACGCCCCTGCGCTGGGGCATCCTTGGGGCTGGGAGTATCGCCAACCGCTTTACCGAGTCCATCGCGCTCCTCGACGACCAGACCGTGGTGGCTGTGGGCTCCCGCGATGCCGAGAAAGCCGCCGCGTTTGGGAGCAAGCACAGCATCCCCAACCGCCACAACAGCTACGAGGCCCTCTGCAACGATCCGGAGGTGGACGCGATCTATGTCGCGACCCCGCACACGTTTCACAAAGAGCACAGCATCCTGGCCCTCAAGAGCGGCAAGCACGTCCTCTGTGAGAAGCCCTTCACCATCAACAAGGCCGAGGCGGAGGCCGTGGTCGCGGTCGCCAAGGAGACGGGCCTCTTCCTGATGGAGGGAATGTGGAGCCGCTTCTTTCCCGTCTGGGACAAGGTACGTGCGCTGATCGCCGACGGTGCGATCGGCAAGCCCCGGATGCTCTACGCCGACTTTGGCTTCCGCTGCGGCGCGAGCCCGTCGAATGTGGGAGAAGACGGCCTACTGGTCGGCCTGAATCCCCAGGCGCGCCTCTTCAACCCGGAGCTGGGCGGCGGCGCGATCATGGATGTGGGTATCTACCCCGTGAGCCTGGCGCAGATGCTCCTCGGCGACCCGGACCAAGTGGCGTGCCTGGGAACGATTGGCCATACCGGTGTCGATGAGAACGCCGGGATGCTGCTGCACTTCCCCAGCGGCGCGATGGCGGTCACCAGCACATCGTTCCAGGTTAGCACCCCCCAGACCGCGACCCTGATCGGGGAGAGCGGTAAGCTCGAGGTGGCCGCGCCCTGGTGGACCCCGCGCAAGCTGACGCTCACCCGCAATGGCGAGTCCGAGGTCTTTGAGCTTCCCTTTGAGGGACCTGGCTTCCAGTTTGAAGCGATGCACTTTGCCGAGCGCCTGCGCGCCGGCCACACCGAGAGCGATATCCTCTCCCACTCCGACAGCCTTGCCGTGATGGGCGCTCTCGACAACCTGCGGGCCGCAATCGGCCTCAAATACCCGATGGAGTAA
- a CDS encoding DUF6785 family protein: MRGIFRPLLVGLLLIPLCCYWAQDQVIDRIFSLMVPPLALTIVLALLNLLVRRALPKLALSGGEIAVVYAMLTIACAMSGEWMDMVGPSSYGFAIYSEQNPRYGTYILPYVHDWFFFRDPKPLKEFAEGGKSFAYFTSHLYLWWPKIGAWTLLLTLVTTAMLCISALLKDQWVHKERLAFPLVQLPIALTEESGPGQPPLWKSKLFWGAFVVVFAIDMLNGLSFLYPQLPHFNIRFIRDFNKAFVSPPWNQTGWTPIGIFPYLSALGFLMPTDLLFSLLVFFFVRKAQQIIAYTIGNEQGTFGGGGLTPSPPYFSEQSWGAFLGLFVSALWLARPHLKALWRQISTGERDPGGGFPARSLFVLLVACVAGTAAIGVAIGLPLPFVLLYVALFLAFSVAVTRLRASLGAPTHEMAFMGPHQLVLDFHGSAGLSNELLTRTLATFHFMNRIHRTHPMPSLMEGLYLADRNKLSARGMFLALFLAIPLGTVGGFLAHIYFGYRYTPVSWVSGELGGFVSNILSTPRPPNPAAMLAVVGGFATVMLLDFIRFRIPGFWLHPAGYALAMNFGVDYYWFGLLIVLIVKVFVQRFYGLRGYGQLRQLAFGLVVGEFMAELIWATFSMLNDRQMTYSISINGKMSWDQ, translated from the coding sequence ATGCGTGGGATTTTTCGTCCGCTGCTGGTCGGCCTGCTCCTCATCCCACTCTGCTGCTACTGGGCACAGGATCAGGTCATCGACCGCATCTTCTCCTTGATGGTTCCGCCTCTGGCGCTGACCATTGTCCTGGCACTGCTCAACCTCCTCGTGCGCCGCGCCCTCCCCAAGCTCGCGCTGAGCGGCGGAGAGATCGCCGTGGTCTATGCCATGCTCACGATCGCCTGCGCCATGAGCGGCGAGTGGATGGACATGGTCGGTCCCTCCAGCTACGGCTTTGCGATCTACTCCGAGCAGAACCCACGCTACGGCACCTATATCCTGCCCTATGTCCACGACTGGTTCTTCTTCCGCGACCCTAAGCCCCTCAAGGAGTTCGCCGAGGGCGGGAAGAGCTTTGCCTACTTCACCAGCCATCTCTACCTCTGGTGGCCCAAGATCGGGGCCTGGACCCTGCTGCTTACCCTGGTGACGACCGCCATGCTCTGCATCAGTGCGCTCCTCAAGGATCAGTGGGTGCACAAAGAGCGCCTCGCCTTCCCACTGGTACAACTCCCAATCGCCCTGACCGAGGAGAGCGGCCCGGGACAGCCCCCGCTCTGGAAGAGCAAGCTCTTCTGGGGGGCATTTGTCGTGGTCTTTGCCATTGATATGCTCAATGGGCTCTCGTTTCTCTATCCCCAGCTCCCGCACTTCAATATCCGCTTTATCAGAGACTTCAACAAGGCCTTTGTCTCGCCGCCCTGGAACCAGACCGGCTGGACCCCCATTGGCATCTTCCCCTATCTCTCCGCGCTGGGCTTTCTCATGCCCACGGACCTCTTGTTCTCCCTGCTGGTCTTCTTCTTTGTGCGCAAGGCCCAGCAGATTATCGCCTACACGATCGGCAACGAGCAGGGAACCTTTGGCGGAGGCGGCCTCACTCCCAGCCCGCCGTACTTCTCCGAGCAGAGCTGGGGTGCCTTTCTGGGGCTCTTTGTCAGTGCGCTCTGGCTGGCCCGCCCCCACCTCAAGGCCCTCTGGCGGCAGATCAGCACGGGGGAGCGCGACCCTGGCGGCGGCTTTCCCGCACGCTCTCTCTTTGTCCTGCTGGTCGCTTGTGTCGCGGGAACTGCCGCAATCGGGGTGGCGATCGGGCTCCCGCTCCCCTTTGTCCTGCTCTATGTGGCGCTCTTTCTGGCCTTCAGTGTCGCCGTGACCCGCCTGCGGGCATCCCTAGGCGCCCCGACCCATGAGATGGCGTTTATGGGCCCCCACCAGCTTGTCCTGGACTTCCACGGGAGCGCAGGGCTCTCCAACGAGCTGCTCACCCGCACCCTGGCGACCTTCCACTTCATGAACCGGATCCATCGCACCCACCCGATGCCCTCGCTCATGGAGGGGCTCTACCTCGCCGACCGCAACAAGCTCTCGGCGCGCGGGATGTTTCTGGCGCTCTTTCTGGCGATTCCGCTGGGAACCGTGGGTGGGTTTCTGGCCCATATCTACTTTGGCTACCGCTACACCCCCGTGAGCTGGGTCTCGGGCGAGCTGGGGGGCTTTGTCAGCAATATCCTGAGCACGCCCCGCCCACCCAACCCCGCCGCCATGCTGGCGGTGGTCGGGGGCTTTGCCACGGTGATGCTTCTCGACTTCATCCGCTTCCGCATCCCCGGCTTCTGGCTCCATCCGGCGGGCTACGCGCTGGCGATGAACTTTGGGGTGGACTACTACTGGTTCGGCCTGCTGATTGTCTTGATCGTCAAGGTCTTTGTCCAGCGCTTCTACGGCCTGCGCGGCTACGGCCAGCTCCGCCAGCTCGCTTTTGGCCTAGTGGTCGGGGAGTTTATGGCGGAGCTGATCTGGGCGACTTTCTCCATGCTCAACGACCGGCAGATGACCTACTCGATCTCCATCAACGGCAAGATGAGCTGGGACCAGTAG
- the rsmI gene encoding 16S rRNA (cytidine(1402)-2'-O)-methyltransferase, which yields MPPRAGVLYLIATPIGNLEDITARALRLLGEVAVIAAEDTRVTRKLLAHFDIHTPLVSYHAHSTAGRQDALIARLLAGESVALVSDAGTPCVSDPGAELVVEAIAAGIRIDPIPGASAPLCALIASGLPPGRFVFEGFLPRTKPDFRERVRLVAREERTVVLFEAPPRLVETLKALAAACGDDRPASVGRELTKKFEEHVRGSLAEVIAHFTQTPARGECVIVLGGAPPQPEAEPDADALLTQALDEGLSPKDAARRIADSTGLAKNALYRRALELR from the coding sequence ATGCCGCCGCGCGCTGGTGTCCTCTACCTGATCGCCACCCCGATCGGCAATCTTGAAGACATCACCGCGCGGGCGCTCCGGCTCCTGGGCGAGGTGGCGGTGATCGCCGCAGAGGACACACGAGTCACCCGCAAGCTCCTCGCCCACTTCGATATCCACACCCCCCTGGTCTCCTACCACGCCCACTCCACCGCGGGCCGCCAAGATGCACTGATCGCTCGCCTGCTTGCCGGGGAGTCCGTGGCGCTGGTCTCGGATGCGGGGACTCCCTGTGTCTCGGACCCCGGCGCGGAGCTAGTTGTCGAGGCGATCGCGGCGGGGATTCGGATCGACCCCATCCCCGGTGCCAGCGCCCCCCTCTGCGCCCTGATCGCCTCGGGCTTGCCTCCCGGACGCTTTGTCTTCGAGGGCTTTCTTCCCCGCACCAAGCCGGACTTTCGTGAGCGGGTCCGCCTGGTCGCCCGCGAGGAGCGCACGGTGGTCCTCTTTGAAGCCCCACCACGGCTGGTCGAGACCCTCAAGGCCTTGGCGGCGGCCTGCGGCGACGACCGCCCCGCCAGCGTGGGACGCGAGCTGACCAAGAAGTTTGAGGAGCATGTCCGCGGCTCACTGGCCGAGGTAATCGCCCACTTCACCCAGACCCCCGCCCGCGGCGAGTGCGTCATTGTCCTCGGGGGCGCTCCGCCCCAGCCCGAGGCCGAGCCCGATGCCGATGCGCTCCTGACCCAAGCCCTAGACGAAGGCCTCTCCCCCAAGGACGCCGCCCGCCGGATCGCCGACAGCACGGGGCTGGCGAAAAATGCCCTCTACCGCCGCGCACTTGAGCTCAGGTAA
- a CDS encoding peptidylprolyl isomerase translates to MSLMGMKEKIQKFAIPVSVGIAGIMLAGTFAGMGRNSTTTRLREAAKAETTVAKVGSLAVTQRMLDRIVDQQVQQFAMFGMPKPPAEALDNYRLRALDVIKSQQALVASAQKAGITLSDDDIKKGIDEVWEKQLRPQVTKTLSLPETATDKEVDAALAKSGNGATVELLKQQYIDPEAVKIKLYNDKLTKQVADKLTLDSYKVRHILVKWDGKTTTEAAAKAKAEKLLAEVKATPTKFGDIAKASSDDPGSKDKGGLYEWLKDDLKTLVPEFKAALEKLKPGETTTELVRHADPKSYSGFHIIHLDEISKASDEKREKAAQGELTKLVDAAAPGIKLELLAPGLQAAQYVQEASKDPKKIDEKLLGKALAELEKIKPEEDSAGTTPLRKAVIFEQLKQSDKAIAAYQEAIKASGDKVDTRKKIATLLIEKGDKADAIAQLTEAEKLAPPEPDIWFQIGQLYDKAGDKAGMARAIVKNQELTKRQQQQLAAQAAAAAQANKKPGEIQLPGEDKKK, encoded by the coding sequence ATGTCGTTGATGGGAATGAAGGAGAAGATCCAGAAGTTCGCGATTCCGGTGAGTGTCGGAATCGCGGGAATCATGCTCGCGGGCACCTTCGCCGGCATGGGCAGAAACAGCACCACCACGCGTCTCCGTGAGGCCGCCAAGGCCGAGACCACGGTCGCCAAGGTCGGGAGCCTAGCTGTGACACAGCGCATGCTCGACCGCATTGTCGATCAGCAGGTGCAGCAGTTCGCCATGTTCGGGATGCCCAAGCCCCCCGCCGAGGCACTCGACAACTACCGCCTGCGGGCACTGGATGTCATCAAGTCCCAGCAGGCGCTGGTCGCCTCCGCCCAAAAAGCCGGGATCACGCTCAGCGACGACGATATCAAAAAGGGCATCGACGAGGTCTGGGAAAAGCAGCTCCGTCCCCAGGTCACCAAGACCCTCAGCCTCCCCGAGACCGCCACCGATAAAGAGGTCGATGCCGCCCTCGCCAAGAGCGGCAATGGGGCGACTGTCGAGCTTCTGAAGCAGCAGTACATCGACCCCGAGGCGGTCAAGATCAAGCTCTACAACGACAAGCTCACCAAGCAAGTCGCGGATAAGCTGACCCTCGATAGCTACAAAGTACGGCATATCCTGGTCAAGTGGGACGGCAAGACCACCACGGAGGCTGCAGCCAAGGCCAAGGCCGAGAAGCTCCTCGCGGAGGTCAAGGCAACCCCCACCAAGTTCGGGGATATCGCCAAGGCCAGTAGCGACGACCCCGGCTCCAAGGACAAGGGCGGGCTCTACGAGTGGCTCAAAGACGACCTCAAGACCCTTGTTCCTGAGTTCAAGGCGGCGCTAGAGAAGCTCAAGCCCGGTGAGACCACCACGGAGCTCGTGCGCCACGCCGACCCCAAGAGCTACAGCGGCTTTCATATCATCCACCTCGATGAGATCAGCAAGGCCAGCGATGAGAAGCGCGAGAAGGCCGCACAGGGCGAGCTCACCAAGCTTGTCGATGCCGCTGCACCGGGCATCAAGCTGGAGCTCCTTGCGCCGGGCCTGCAGGCTGCACAGTATGTCCAGGAAGCGTCCAAGGACCCCAAGAAGATCGATGAGAAGCTCCTCGGGAAGGCCCTGGCCGAGCTGGAGAAGATCAAGCCCGAGGAGGACAGTGCAGGCACCACGCCCCTCCGCAAGGCCGTGATCTTCGAGCAACTCAAGCAGTCCGACAAGGCAATCGCGGCCTACCAAGAGGCCATCAAGGCCAGTGGTGACAAGGTCGATACCCGCAAGAAGATCGCCACCCTACTGATTGAAAAAGGCGACAAGGCCGACGCGATCGCGCAGCTCACCGAGGCCGAGAAGCTCGCGCCCCCCGAGCCCGATATCTGGTTCCAGATCGGACAGCTCTACGATAAAGCCGGTGACAAGGCGGGCATGGCCCGCGCCATCGTGAAGAACCAGGAGCTGACCAAGCGCCAGCAGCAGCAGCTCGCCGCACAGGCCGCCGCCGCCGCACAGGCCAATAAGAAACCCGGTGAGATCCAGCTCCCGGGCGAAGACAAGAAGAAGTAG
- a CDS encoding sugar phosphate isomerase/epimerase family protein, translating into MRLSVITDEIAQDLSHALAVMSEYGLKEAELRNVYGKYIVDADEALLSRVEQDLEKAGFTVPCIDTPLYKCDLTGLGSATGATHNAQERTLDDQLALLERSIALCKRFNAPYIRIFAFWKRGPLTEEIEDRIAAELVRPCQVAEEAGVTLLLENEHACYLGSGEETARMVARLSSPALKMLWDPGNALCAGELPFPTGWEAARPYTEHIHIKDARTLSDGKQQWTVVGEGDIDYKGQFAALKASGYRGVIALETHYKAPNGDSESSSRACLEGMIQLCR; encoded by the coding sequence ATGCGTCTCTCTGTAATCACCGATGAGATCGCGCAGGATCTGTCTCATGCTCTGGCCGTGATGTCGGAGTACGGCCTGAAAGAGGCCGAGCTGCGCAATGTCTATGGCAAGTATATTGTCGATGCCGACGAGGCTCTCCTCAGCCGCGTGGAGCAGGACTTGGAGAAGGCAGGCTTCACGGTGCCCTGTATCGACACCCCGCTCTACAAGTGCGACCTCACCGGGCTCGGCTCCGCGACCGGTGCGACCCACAACGCCCAGGAGCGCACCCTCGACGACCAGCTTGCCTTGCTGGAGCGCAGTATCGCCTTGTGCAAGCGCTTCAACGCCCCCTATATTCGTATCTTCGCGTTCTGGAAGCGTGGCCCGCTCACCGAGGAGATCGAGGATCGGATCGCGGCGGAGCTGGTGCGGCCCTGCCAGGTCGCGGAGGAAGCCGGGGTGACCCTGCTGCTGGAGAACGAGCACGCGTGCTACCTCGGTAGTGGCGAGGAGACCGCGCGCATGGTTGCGCGCCTGAGCTCCCCTGCCCTGAAGATGCTCTGGGACCCGGGCAACGCCCTCTGTGCCGGGGAGCTCCCCTTCCCCACCGGCTGGGAGGCCGCCCGCCCCTACACCGAGCACATTCATATCAAAGATGCCCGCACGCTCAGCGATGGCAAGCAGCAGTGGACTGTCGTGGGTGAGGGTGATATCGACTACAAGGGCCAGTTTGCGGCCCTCAAGGCCAGTGGCTACCGCGGCGTGATCGCGCTGGAGACCCACTACAAAGCCCCCAACGGCGACAGCGAGTCGTCGTCGCGCGCCTGCCTGGAAGGAATGATTCAGTTATGTCGTTGA
- a CDS encoding type VI secretion system tube protein Hcp: protein MKTLCIGGATLAALTFFSTTVWAQVTPAPAQMPAFAQFTAQKQGKIKGEVLQKGREEQMQLWGFEWEIVSPRDPASGAATGRVQHKGVRLLRKVGAGSVQLFQALVTNENFTVVQLSFFGAPSKGSGAEAMLQSITLNNASLASYRQFEQPGVGLMEELVLTYQKLTITNPETGVSSATESSSRV from the coding sequence ATGAAGACACTCTGTATTGGGGGGGCTACTCTGGCCGCGCTCACGTTTTTTTCGACCACGGTCTGGGCGCAGGTGACTCCTGCTCCGGCTCAGATGCCTGCTTTCGCACAGTTTACGGCGCAGAAGCAGGGCAAGATCAAGGGCGAGGTACTCCAGAAGGGCCGTGAGGAGCAGATGCAGCTCTGGGGCTTTGAGTGGGAGATCGTGAGCCCGCGTGATCCAGCGTCGGGGGCGGCGACGGGCCGCGTGCAACATAAAGGGGTTCGGCTCTTGCGTAAGGTGGGAGCGGGCTCGGTGCAGCTCTTTCAGGCGCTTGTCACCAATGAGAACTTTACGGTGGTGCAGCTGAGCTTTTTCGGGGCACCGTCTAAGGGGAGCGGAGCTGAGGCGATGCTGCAGAGCATCACTCTCAACAATGCTAGCCTGGCGAGCTACCGACAGTTTGAGCAGCCCGGTGTGGGGTTGATGGAGGAGCTGGTGCTGACGTATCAGAAGCTCACGATCACCAACCCGGAGACCGGTGTCTCTAGTGCGACGGAGTCCTCGTCGCGTGTCTAG
- a CDS encoding glycoside hydrolase family 172 protein: MNLFEKPKHVQTRWASFENITAAPGAGGQENQGAKGHAFDSLEPGETKTLLNVTGSGTITRIWLTVADRSPEMLRALRLELFWDGATTPAVSVPLGDFFGIGLGRTTAFECALFSSPEGRSFNAFVPMPFRTAAKVTLTNTATTRLSHLFYDIDLLLGAEHSPETLYFHALFREESPNTLGEDFVILPKTLGSGRFLGCNLGVTADERYEGAWWGEGEVKVWLGDDATFPTLCGTGAEDYIGTGWGQGAYAQRTQGCPIADSTNRQWAFYRYHLDDPVYFDESIQVAIQTIGGTDKTKVLALQEKDVPLIPVSIDTGQQGGFLKLRDLPLPIDLAAQPDGWCNFWRQDAWSGTAYFYLDRPERA; encoded by the coding sequence ATGAACCTCTTTGAAAAACCGAAACATGTCCAGACACGCTGGGCGAGCTTTGAAAATATCACGGCGGCTCCCGGCGCGGGCGGTCAGGAGAACCAGGGCGCAAAGGGTCATGCCTTCGACTCGCTGGAACCCGGTGAGACCAAGACGCTCCTCAATGTGACGGGCAGTGGGACGATCACCCGTATCTGGCTGACGGTGGCAGACCGGAGCCCGGAGATGCTACGGGCGCTGCGGCTAGAACTCTTCTGGGACGGTGCCACAACGCCTGCGGTCTCGGTGCCACTGGGGGACTTCTTTGGGATCGGGCTGGGGCGCACGACGGCCTTTGAGTGCGCGCTCTTCTCCAGCCCCGAGGGGCGCAGCTTCAACGCCTTTGTCCCCATGCCCTTCCGAACCGCCGCCAAGGTGACCCTCACCAACACGGCCACCACACGCCTCTCGCACCTCTTCTACGATATCGACCTGCTCCTCGGGGCGGAGCACTCGCCAGAGACACTCTACTTCCACGCACTCTTTCGCGAGGAGTCCCCCAACACGCTCGGGGAGGACTTTGTGATCCTGCCCAAGACCCTCGGCAGTGGACGCTTCCTGGGCTGCAACCTGGGAGTCACCGCCGACGAGCGCTACGAGGGTGCGTGGTGGGGCGAGGGGGAGGTAAAAGTCTGGCTCGGTGACGACGCTACATTCCCCACTCTCTGTGGCACGGGCGCGGAAGACTACATCGGCACGGGCTGGGGCCAGGGTGCCTACGCCCAGCGCACGCAAGGCTGCCCCATCGCCGACAGCACCAACCGCCAGTGGGCCTTCTACCGCTACCATCTCGACGATCCCGTCTACTTCGACGAGAGCATCCAAGTCGCGATCCAGACCATCGGGGGCACGGACAAGACCAAGGTGCTCGCTCTTCAGGAAAAAGACGTCCCCCTGATCCCCGTCAGTATCGACACTGGCCAGCAGGGCGGCTTTCTCAAGCTCAGGGACCTGCCCCTGCCGATCGACCTCGCCGCCCAGCCCGACGGCTGGTGCAACTTCTGGCGCCAAGATGCCTGGTCCGGGACGGCCTACTTCTACCTAGACCGCCCCGAAAGAGCCTAG